CTGACCGGGGTGTCGGCGTTCTGAGTAGCCGGTCTGAGTATCCGCGCGGATGTGGCGCGGGCCACGTCCGCCGATGCTCTTCCCATGAGTGACACACCGGTCAAGCAGCAGAGCACGGCCGCCTTCTACGGCCAGGCCGTCGCCTCCTTCGCGGTCGCCATGTCGGCCACGGCCATCGGCATCTACCAGCTGGACACCAGCGCCTGGGTCCGGGGCTTCCTCGCGATCGCGGTCCTGTACCTGGTCACCTCCGCCTTCACCCTCGCCAAGGTGATCAGGGACCGCCAGGAGGCCGGGCAGATCGTCAGCCGGGTCGACCAGGCCCGGCTGGAGAAGCTCCTCGCCGAGCACGACCCCTTCGAGAAGCTCTGAGGGCACGATCCGGACAGCCACGCTAAGCGCTCGCTCACCGTCGGCGGTATGGTGGTGCTCCTGTCACCGAGAGGGGCGAGCAAGCGATGAGTACGGCGGAGGAGACGACCGGCGGCGAAGTGGAGCCGTGGGAAGAGGTCACCCCGGACGCGGCCCGGCGGCTGCTCGTCGCCGCCGTGGAGGCCTTCGCCGAGCGCGGCTACCACGCGACGACCACCCGCGACATCGCGGGCCGTGCCGGCATGAGCCCGGCCGCGCTCTACATCCACTACAAGACCAAGGAAGAGCTGCTCCACCGGATCAGCCGGATCGGCCACGACAAGGCCCTCGACATCCTGCGCACCGCCGCGCGGCGGGAGGGCACCGCCACCGAGCGGCTGGCCGGCGCGGTCAGCTCCTTCGTCCGCTGGCACGCGGGGCGGCGCACCACCGCGCGGGTCGTGCAGTACGAGCTGGACGCGCTCG
This genomic interval from Streptomyces sp. NBC_00557 contains the following:
- a CDS encoding YiaA/YiaB family inner membrane protein — encoded protein: MSDTPVKQQSTAAFYGQAVASFAVAMSATAIGIYQLDTSAWVRGFLAIAVLYLVTSAFTLAKVIRDRQEAGQIVSRVDQARLEKLLAEHDPFEKL
- a CDS encoding TetR/AcrR family transcriptional regulator — translated: MSTAEETTGGEVEPWEEVTPDAARRLLVAAVEAFAERGYHATTTRDIAGRAGMSPAALYIHYKTKEELLHRISRIGHDKALDILRTAARREGTATERLAGAVSSFVRWHAGRRTTARVVQYELDALGPEARAEIVALRRQVDAEVRGIIEDGVASGEFDVLDVQGTTLAVLSLCIDVARWFNVDGPFTPEEVGALYADLVLRMVGVK